Genomic window (Zingiber officinale cultivar Zhangliang chromosome 2B, Zo_v1.1, whole genome shotgun sequence):
aatataaattaattgaacaactacacttagcatataaatgtaaacatttgaccaatgtgattctttatttcaaaataaatgtttacaaaaaaattaggcttttaatatacactctaacagttcccACTCAGGGCCCTTTTGTGGTTGATGTATGGGGGTTACTTAGCGCTCCGGGGCAGCGGTTAGCTAAGGGATCACTTCCTTCAAGCCGTCTGGCCTTCTTCAATGTTGATGTACTCAGCAGCCCGCCCGAACAAGTGGTTGACTAGGAGGCCTTCGAATGAGTGACAGAAATAACTCACCATCTACGAGTCTAGGGAGAAGGAACTTATTAAGATTTTTGGTGTGGCTAATAGAACTTCCATGGTCACCTGATTAAACCTCTTGATATATGCCCGGAGTGCTTCCTTAGGCCCTACTTAACCGCAAAAAGGTTGACATTTATCTTTTGATGGCGGCGACTATTAGCAAAGTGTTGTAAAAACGCTAATCAAAAATCCTTGAAGCTTCGGATGGATCCGATCGACAATCTCTTAAACCACCTCTATGTCGATCCGGAGAGCGTGGATAGGAACACCCGACACTTGACTTCGTCGGTATATTAGATACTCCACAttatcaaacttgatcaaatgatCCTTGGGGCCAGTTGCCCTCATGTATTCCTCGATCATTAGAGGCCTATAGTGGCATGGTAGCTGATCATCGAGAATCTCCTGGGAGAGCTGCCGATTAATTTGCTCGAGCGAGGTATCGAGACGAGGCGCTTTCCCTTTTCATTCGTCCTGAACGGGTGCATCATCTAACGAGGAGCTTGGCGCTAGCTCAGCTCGGCCCTATTCTTCTGATGGTGTGCGGAACAACGCTCGGTGATAAGGAATGGGCACATTCGGCGTGTATCAGGAGACACCGATCGACATATTGCTTTGCTTCCAGCCAACTTGATCTTCCGCTCGGACTCTAAGTTCAATGTGATGACCCGTTCCTGACGCAGCGGGGCCATCTGCTCGGTGGTCGGTCGCTATTTGCTACTGTTCCATCATCTTCGCCGCTCGGACTTGTATCAACAACTCTAAATCTTCTTGCATAAGTGTCACTGTGATAAGTCATCCAACATCCTCCATTTTTTCGCTTCAGATTCAGGTCAACGCTCTTACAGACGGTGCTAAATATAATCTTGTCCAAAAACAGAGATGGCGGCAAACTGGGATGTGGTTGAAAATTTGACGAAGCGAAGATTCCTCCGTAGCCCTGCAACACAAAAGCGTCAGTGCCAGGTCAAGAAGGGGCTCCCAGCGTTGGCCCTGCCACACATAAGTCAGTCTTTGGTGGTTGAAAATGATGAAGAAAAGAACTGCAGCTAGAGCGTGTGTATAATGAAGTTACACATACCTCCACTTGTAGATaggaacccccttttatagagtcGCTATGGTGTTCATGTACCTCACCCCACCCACTACTTGCCTGCTCGGctgccgtgatttacctccctcatgaTAGCCTGGGGTCGGGGGCACTGGGGGCtagcgatttcgccttttgccacgcTATGGTGTTCATGTACACATCTCAAAGCGGGGGCATGTTTTCCTAGATTTCCTAAGAAAGGATAAGTCACAAAATACCCCTGATATAATTCCTTTAGCAATCATGCAACTCCCTGATGTGACAGTCTGaaagcttctaaagtacgatttgtCTGCTGAACATGTTCTACTGTCAGCGACACAAACTACCAAAAGAATATGATAAGATAGTCAGCGGGCCTGTATGCGGCATACTGACCACTGCTTGGCCACATAGTCCCTATCCGGGAGTGCTACAGTGACCCATTGTCCCGCTTTCCATTCGGTGGTTGCTGTTGTCGGAGGACTGCTCTTTGTCCTACCTACCGAGCCTCCCTTTCGAAGTTATTGGTCCGGTAGAGTTGCTACTTAGCTGTGAGCCTTAATTGCAAACTTTCCCTATCCTGCTGTTCGGACATGACTCGGGTCGACTGAGGCCTTTAACCTCTCGGCTCATTCATTTTACTTCCAGAGCTTTTGACCGTTCTAACTTTGATCTTCACGTTGCTCTTCCTCTGCTTTGACCGTAGCCTCCATTCATCACTGTATCAACACCCAACAAACTCCAACCTCGAACTTTTtgttttttgtcattttcatttgTGCTCAGTGGATATCCAGGCAGAAGTAAAATGGCAAACTCCTTCGACGGCGTTTTCCGCGCGAGTAAACAGAAACGAATTATCCACGTCTCAAAAACTTGTGCCCCTCTGCGGTGGTAAACAGCCCGTTTAATTATTTATCACACTCAATTGTTTAAGCAAAGAAAGGTAGCAGGGCACTGTCAATCTAAATATTGAGAAGTCAAACTTCAATCATCCAAAAGTTCATGAGTGAGAGTGTTGCTGATCAATTTTCAGCGGTACAAGGAAAAAAACGTAAACCCACCATTAGTTATTTGGTAATCACCTCTACTACAATGAATGAGTGTTGCTGTCAATGAATGAGAACAGGAAGTTATAAAGTGATAAGTGACATAATTCATAATCCAGTAGGAATACGTAACTATGTGTCATGCAGACAAAAAAAACAAATCAACAGTCTTaattcaaaaatatatatttgtgcTAAGCTCTTCTTCATGCTGACATAGATCAAACAGATCGCATACCAatagagaaaaaataaaacacaacaaaGTCAATTATTGCTTGTACATATTTTAAAGAACATAGTACAATATCATAATCAAGTGCCACCTAAGAAGGGTTATTTAAAAACTAGGGGGCAGCTCTTCCTTATCAAGACCATTACATAAAAAAAGTAGGCAGTGGCTTGGAGCCTTGGACTCACAAAAAGAAGCTTAAAATAAGAAAACTGAAGGCCTACATCACGAGGGGTTCATCCCTCTGGAGACTTTTGGAAATCCCTGCAATTAGACTACGTTATAATCCcacagaaaaaaaaatagaggaaTCAAATGTCCCTTTCTCTCACTTACTCTAACAATTTATCATCCTGCAAACcagatttaagtcaattttactTTCTTATAAATATAGGCAGAAATTAAGGAATGAGTTGCCCCGTTATTAAAAAATCATAATATGATCATAATGTCCTTTGTCTCTATGACCCAATATGATACTAATATGATACTCACAACCAATGCTATGGAATGTGAATCTCAAGGCTTTCATCCGAGACATCAAGAGCATCGCcgcaaaggaaaatcctaagaAAACTCCAAACAACTGAAGGAGATGGATTTGTCCTTTTCattactttcctttttttttccccttctttctCATCACCAATTATTCGATCTTATAGCTTCCTGCACTCCCTCCAccttctttcctttcctttcctctacTTCCTCTACCTCTCCCTTCCCTCATCTGAAGTAATCACAACATTAAGATCATGCTAAAATACCCAACCACGGAGACCTCCTTGGGCTGAGTTGTGCTTCAGTTCGACTATTTCCTATAGCTCTGTATCAGACTCTGCAAAGATGCCAAATATCAAGCAATCATAAGAATGCAAACGTAGGAACTCAAGCAGGAATATGAGTCTGATATAATGATAAGATTTAACAAAGACGCAGAGTCATGTTGATGACGCTGGATTGCTGAATTTTATCATGATCACTGCATCACTAGTAATGACAAATGTAAATAAGAGAATCTACAACCAACAATGTCAACACCGACTGTGTAGGACAAAGCATTGATTTCGATCATTTTACCTCTTTCTGCTTGTTTGGATTTCAAGGAAGCATGCTTAGATGAAGCATTTCTAAGggcaccaaatgggtttttaatttttagtcAGCTGGACAGCTGCACAAAGATAATATTTAAGTCACGCTTGGAGAAGGCCCCATATTAATAGTTTCCCATCCTACCTGACTTTATTTCAACCTTGGTGGCTTGCTCTAGTTCCCTCCCtacctcctccttcctcttcagCCTTCCCTCGCCATGAGGCTGCAAGACCATTCTTGGTCGTGCCTGGTCTCTTTTCTCCTGCTATTGCTGGCTACTGGACAACTCAATGCTCTGGGTCATGCGAGGACCATCAACAGAGAAGTAGAGAGATGGAAGAGCAAGTATTCAGCACCTCCCATGGGTTATTTCTCCAACAGATCTCCTCCTAGCAAGCAAGATGAGCAGGACGACTTCAGTCCAATTTATGGAGTTTCCAAGAGATTCGTGCCTCAGGGTCCAAATCCACTGCACAACTGATCAGATTGTCCCAGAAAGATACAATTTTGTTGCAGTCCTTGAAGTCAAAGTTTCAGCCCAATAATATCTCATATGGTTATTGTAAGAGATGTGTACAATCATACAGAGTAGTACTGCCCCATAAAAAATGGATATGTAGACAGGAATTCCATAAGATCTCAAGCCAAATACCTCTGAAATGTATAGGTAGATCTATGTATTCTAATGTCGGCATAAAGAAGATGGTTAAGCTTTTCTTCTCTTCAAGTTTTCTCTTCCCAAATAGAATAAATCAAGAGCAGATTAAAACAAACGAAGGTTTTGTCGTATTTTTTTGCTTAACCAAAGCATGATAATTGAATATGACAATTTCTGATGACGGCCATGGTGCCAAATCTAATTTATTTCAAGCTGAGTGGTTTTTTAAAGTGCCAGGAAACATTGCGTAACCATGGAAAAGCCTAGGCTCTATAAGTATAGGAAAAGAACAAATCCGTGTTAAGTTTCTGTAAACTATTCTCTTTTATTGAAGGTCACCATTACATAGCATCTATATTATCCTAAATAAGTTGGCTTAAAGAAATGTACTGATTCAGTTTATCTACACCTTACAATGACTAATATCTTGACCATTCTATCATCCATTAACTAGATAGGAAAATAGAGAGAACTCCATGATACCAGAAGGCGTTCTCTTTTCAGGAATTGATGGATAGATAATTTAGTTCCAAGATCAAGATTAGTGTAGAACTAATTTAAATGGTATGATGATAAAAATAAACACCTGTGTCATCCATTTCCAAGTCAGCTTTCACTTAGGGTTGAGATCCACATAGTATAGAAAAAGTTTGCTATGAAATTTTGCAGGCAGAACCATAAGGAATTTGAACTTTGAAGAGTATCAAAGAACAGTAAACAGGAGGTGGAGTAACTTTCATTTCCGTTAATGGAGAGTCCCATATTTCAATGAGCAATGAATGATGGGGCAATTCATTCAAATGCAATGATTGTACTGCTCAAAATGAGCCCACAAGGTGACTATATTTAAACCAGATGCACGCAGTTGCCACATGCAACCAAGTCAAATAGTTAATTCGACGAGCATTCTTACGAATCATTCCAGTAAGAAGCCTACAGCTCCTTATAGCATCAGGTCAATCAAACATTTGAAAAGTATAAAAACAACTAAATGGTAATATTCCTCCTTCAAGATCTGATCTATTCCTCTACAACCTAAACTTATCTTCCAACATGGGCCGATCGTCAGGTGGTCGGCTGCAGGCAAGACCTTAGCAAGGTCTGCAGTTTGACGCCGATCCCGTTGAAGAGAGCTCCGTGGCGATCGAACAGGCGAATGAGATGACGATAGAGGAGCGACGGAAAGAGGAAAAGAGTGCTCCATGGCGACGTTCGGATTTAAATGGGATTTTGTTGGGCTCGAAGTGGGCTTAAGATCCAGTAGAGTTCAGCCCTTGAATTGTGCTAGGCCCAACTGTTTGCCGGATCCGGCATGACCTGACCCAGTTGATACCTTTTACATTTGATCGAGTCAGTTCGTTGAATCATCCAGCGAGTCGATAAAGCCGAATAAAAATGGACCTTACGATATCTGAAAACTATTATGAACGGCAAAGAATCAATCTATGACgataagagaagaagacaagaacaGTTCGTCTCCTGCCTTGTTGTCATGAAGACAGATTGAAAGGAACTCTAGAGCTGAAGTTATGGTAGCCCTTCTATGCATCTGAAGGGTCCCCCCGCCTCCAGCTGCCACGGGCCCCTTCACTCGAGCAAGGTCCCGCGGCGCGAATCGATCAGATCGGATGGCCGTCGTCGACGGTGGACGTGGAGGAGGGGCGGATCAGACGTCGGAGAAGGGGTCGTCATCGCGGAGAAGGAGGTCGTACGGCGCCCAGAGATCGTCGAGCGGGCACGGGCGGGCGGCGTCGAGGCGGAGCCACGGCTTGCCCTTTCCGCTCCAGTGGAGGAGGCTCACCGGCCCCGAATGTAGATCTCGGCATAGGCCCTCCTTGTTGTCGCCGCCGAGGCCGTGCTGATTCCACCGGTGGTCCACTCCCTTGACCTCGCCGGCGAAGACGAGGAGGAACGGCGGAAGCGAGCCGAGCTCGTAGATCCGGGCCTTGCGCTTCTGGACTTCCATCCAGAACTCAAGTTTACGGGTGTACTCGCCGGCACGCCAGCGGTCGAGATCGACGACCATGACCCCGGTGTTGAAGTAGCAGGGGGGGCGCCGGCGGCCAGTGAGGACGTGGGGGAGTGCCGGATCGGACCAGAAGCGGTCGGTGAAGTAAGTGGTGAAGTTGGCGTGGCAGTATTCGGGGGCGGCGAGGACCTGGTAAGGGGCGAGGTCGGTGGCCCAAAGGCGGGCGACGTCGTCGACGACGACGAGGTCGGAGTCGAAGTAGATGACGCGGCGCACGGAGCGGGGGAGGATATCGGCGAGGTAGATGCGCGCGTAGTTGAGGGGCTGGTCGAGGGCGCGGCGGACGGAGGAGGAGATGCGGCCGTGAACGAGGTCGGGGTCGAAGCGGTGGACTTCgaaggtgagggaagggaaggCGGCCGCCACGACGGGACGGAAGCGGCGTGGTCGGGTAGCCAGGAAGTGGAAGGCGATGGATTCGGGACAGGAGGAGTGGCGTAGAACAGAGAGGACACCGGCTACGGAGCCGCGGAGGTAGGCGGCGTCGAGGGTCATGGCGATGTGGATGGTCGGAGCGGAGACGCAGCCGGGTCCGTTGCGGAAAGCCGGGGCCTCGCGGAATCGGGGGAGTTCAGCGGAGGTCGGCAATGTCCACCTGGAGGCGGCCAGCAGGAAGAGCGCCGCCGCGAGGAATGCGAAGTGAGACATTCGCGGCGAAGGCGGAGGCGGAGGGGAGCCAGAAAGGTAGGGTGGATCGGGAGAATAATTGCGAGGATTTGAAGCGTCGCGGATCGCGGTGGCCACAGTCACCTAACGCagattatttgtttttatttattaggTTTAGTAAAATACTAAATCttcactaaaaataattttctttatttttttatgtttcaaTATTAGTTTTTTgtattctttttttattattttccgtCCCATagttttttgtgttttttttttgttttccccttttttaaattattaaaatacaaTTTcctgttagtttttttttatgtaaaATTATTTCCTGAGAAATATTTTAACCGGGCCAAATACCATCACTTGTTAACTTGCTTCGGCGCTGACACAACCATGGCGTTCGCCACTGGGAGCAGCACCTGCTCCACCTACTCATCATATTCCCTTCCACTCCCATCCAATGGTCGAATACATCGTGAGCATGATGCGGCGGCgatctctccttctcttcctcctcgtcTCCTCCGCCCCTTTCTGCTTCGCCGGTGACGCCGACCTCTACCCGAAGTTGCCGTGCGAGGCCCCGGTCTACAACTCCTTCGCCTTCTGTGATACCTCCCTCCCTATCGCCAACCGCGCCCGCGCCCTAGTTTCCCTCCTCACCCTCCCGGAGAAGATCCAGCAGCTCTCTAACACCGCCGCTGCCGTCCCCCGCCTCGGCCTCCCGGCCTTCGAGTGGTGGTCCGAGTCCCTCCACGGGATCGCCTCCAACGGCCCAGGCGTCGCCTTCGATGGCTCTGTCCGCGCCGCCACCGAGTTCCCCCAGGTCATCCTCTCCGCCGCGGCCTATAACCGGACGCTTTGGGGTGCCATGGCCCGCGCCATCGCTGTGGAGGCCCGGGCCATGTACAACGTCGGCCAGGCCGGCCTCACCTACTGGGCTCCCAACATCAACATCTTCCGGGATCCGCGGTGGGGTCGCGGCCAGGAAACCCCCGGCGAGGACCCACTGCTGGCGGCCGAGTTCGCCGTCGAGTACGTGAAGGGGCTCCAAGGGGAGTATGACACTGGTGACGCAGATGGTAGCTCGTTGATGCTCTCGGCTTGCTGCAAGCACTACACTGCCTATGATTTGGACAGATGGGACAATTACACTCGCTACATATTCAATGCTCAGGTTTGTACACCTTCTGCCTGAGCATCAAACATAGCTTATTCGTTGCAgtgcaaattaaatttaaaaacaatCTTAACAGCTTAGCCAGAATTACTTTGCCTTTATGAGATGATAAGCTATGATCA
Coding sequences:
- the LOC122045980 gene encoding probable galacturonosyltransferase-like 3, with product MSHFAFLAAALFLLAASRWTLPTSAELPRFREAPAFRNGPGCVSAPTIHIAMTLDAAYLRGSVAGVLSVLRHSSCPESIAFHFLATRPRRFRPVVAAAFPSLTFEVHRFDPDLVHGRISSSVRRALDQPLNYARIYLADILPRSVRRVIYFDSDLVVVDDVARLWATDLAPYQVLAAPEYCHANFTTYFTDRFWSDPALPHVLTGRRRPPCYFNTGVMVVDLDRWRAGEYTRKLEFWMEVQKRKARIYELGSLPPFLLVFAGEVKGVDHRWNQHGLGGDNKEGLCRDLHSGPVSLLHWSGKGKPWLRLDAARPCPLDDLWAPYDLLLRDDDPFSDV